In a single window of the Fibrobacter sp. UWH4 genome:
- a CDS encoding twin-arginine translocase TatA/TatE family subunit has translation MSLGIPEIILIVVVVLLLFGAKRIPELARSLGKAQNEYKKAKDALKEEAEDLQKTVEKAAEAEDKKG, from the coding sequence ATGTCCCTTGGAATTCCAGAAATAATCCTAATTGTGGTCGTGGTGCTTCTTTTGTTCGGGGCAAAGCGCATTCCTGAACTCGCACGTTCCCTGGGCAAGGCCCAGAACGAGTACAAGAAGGCGAAAGACGCCCTGAAGGAAGAGGCTGAAGACCTGCAGAAGACGGTGGAAAAAGCCGCCGAGGCTGAAGATAAGAAAGGCTGA
- the tatC gene encoding twin-arginine translocase subunit TatC has translation MTSKQDQEATLISHLEALRRALLRSIIALAIGIVPLFLVSPYVLDWFCKQIALQGGVTLHYFSPMEVFLLQLKISALLDCVLFSPYIAWNMWQFVLPALYDNEKRFIRSIVAMTSGLFIAGVAFCLVVCFPLIVQFGMSFASTTLQPVFGVSNLVTLALWLSLAFGCMFQFPLVTYALIRAGIVNYETVCGKRPYVVVAILVLAALLTPPDVVSQLLLGVPTYLLFEAGLLAARHYKGRALKEVHPENAPNIAPRDSTATATESETAQTTATNESAKDLAETDAPATDDIDFAAPSSKFQVGAEKDADKWKPY, from the coding sequence ATGACCTCCAAACAGGATCAAGAGGCAACGCTGATTTCGCATTTGGAAGCGCTCCGTCGGGCGCTTTTGCGTTCTATTATCGCCCTTGCCATCGGCATCGTGCCCCTGTTCCTTGTTTCGCCCTACGTTCTGGACTGGTTCTGTAAGCAAATCGCCCTGCAGGGCGGCGTCACGCTCCATTACTTTTCCCCGATGGAAGTGTTCCTGCTGCAGCTCAAGATTTCTGCTCTGCTGGACTGCGTGCTGTTTTCGCCCTACATCGCCTGGAACATGTGGCAGTTCGTGCTCCCCGCCCTATACGACAACGAAAAGCGATTCATCCGCTCCATCGTGGCCATGACCAGCGGGCTCTTTATCGCGGGCGTCGCCTTCTGCCTTGTCGTCTGCTTCCCGCTGATTGTGCAGTTCGGCATGAGCTTTGCAAGCACGACCTTGCAACCCGTATTCGGAGTCTCTAACCTAGTGACACTCGCGCTTTGGCTTTCGCTTGCGTTCGGATGCATGTTCCAGTTCCCGTTGGTGACCTACGCCCTTATCCGTGCGGGCATCGTGAATTACGAGACCGTCTGCGGCAAGCGCCCCTACGTGGTGGTGGCAATCCTTGTGCTGGCGGCTCTCCTCACGCCCCCCGATGTTGTTAGCCAATTGTTGCTCGGAGTCCCGACGTACCTGCTCTTCGAAGCGGGTCTCCTTGCGGCCAGGCATTACAAGGGGCGCGCCTTGAAAGAAGTCCATCCCGAAAATGCCCCGAACATCGCACCGCGAGATTCGACCGCAACCGCGACAGAATCAGAGACTGCGCAGACCACAGCGACGAACGAATCCGCGAAAGACCTCGCAGAAACCGACGCTCCCGCAACCGACGACATCGATTTCGCGGCCCCTTCTTCCAAGTTCCAGGTCGGCGCAGAAAAAGACGCCGACAAGTGGAAACCTTATTGA